From one Microbulbifer sp. A4B17 genomic stretch:
- a CDS encoding DoxX family protein, with amino-acid sequence MNHPILCDTSKLVGRVLMSLIFIRAGWNKIGGYEMTEDFMVSMGIPGFILPLVIVVELVGGLAVLLGIFTRISAFILFLFCLASAFLIHLAPGDAAEMTNFMKNITIAGGFLILTCAGAGRFSLDHWIRGK; translated from the coding sequence GTGAATCATCCGATATTGTGCGACACCTCAAAGCTGGTTGGCCGGGTTCTGATGTCGCTTATCTTTATTCGTGCTGGCTGGAATAAAATTGGCGGCTACGAAATGACAGAAGACTTCATGGTGTCCATGGGCATACCCGGTTTCATTCTGCCACTGGTGATCGTAGTAGAGCTGGTGGGCGGGCTCGCAGTTCTACTGGGGATATTCACCCGAATCTCAGCTTTTATCCTCTTCCTTTTCTGCCTTGCCTCAGCTTTTCTGATACACCTGGCCCCGGGTGATGCGGCTGAGATGACCAACTTTATGAAAAACATCACTATTGCCGGTGGTTTCCTGATTCTCACCTGTGCCGGTGCCGGTCGCTTCAGTCTGGATCATTGGATTCGCGGTAAA